The DNA region CCCGCGAGAACAGCAAGCAGGCCCAAGTCATCGCGATGCTCCGGCGCCCGGAGGGCGCGACGGTGCGCCAGATCTGCGAACTCACCGGCTGGCAGGCGCACACGGTGCGCGGCACCTTCGCCAACGCCTTCAAGAAAATGCTGGGCCTCACCATCACCTCGGACAAGCCCGAGGGCGGCGAGCGCATCTACCGGATCGCGTGATTCGAGCGGAATGGGAAGCCAAGCAGAAAACGCTTGGCTTCCCGCGCCGGCAGCGCGTTCATGCGGGTGTCGCAACCATCCACGCCAAGGAGCACAGCATGAAACCCACCCGCGCCATCCTCACCCACAGCAACTACGACGCCGACGACTACGCCTACCTCACCGCCAAGGGCTGGAGCGATGACGAAATCCTGGCCCGCTGGAGCGAAGAGGCTGCGCACGGCAACGGACCCTGCCACTGGGAAAGCGCGTCGGCCCGCGCCAAGCTGGCCGTCGTAACCGGTCGCCAGCAGGCGATGCGAGAGGATTGAGATTGAGCTTGGCTTCCTGATCGAACAGCGCGTTCATACGGGTGTCGCAACGATCAACGAAGGAAACAACGATGACCACCGCCAAAACGATCCCCGCCACCCGCAACGAAGCCTGGGGCTTCTGGGGCACGATGGACGCGCACCCGCAAGCCGCCTGGCCCATCGCGATGAACGCCATCTCCGACGCCACGGGACAGCCCTTCGAAGCGGTGCGGGCCTTCCTCGACAGCCGCCATGGACGCCACTTCGCGGACGAAGTCCTCAACCGCATGCATGCGGGCCATGCCCTCCACGACGCGATCCGCGCCGCCACCCGGCAGTGGATGGAATGGACCATCGGACGCCGCACCAGTAAGGACTACGGCATCCCGCGCGGGCTGCCTTATCTGACCGGGTTCGTGATTCACTGCGAGATCGTCGAGGAGGAAGTCGCCGCCTGATCGAACGCCAGGCCATCCGATTCTCGGGTGGTCTGCTTGCCCGTCCAGTCCTGCCAGCGCCGCACGATCACGTCCGCATACTTCGGGTCGAGTTCGATCAGGCGCGCCACGCGCCCCGACTTCTCGGCGGCGATCAGGGTGGTGCCGGAACCGCCGAAGGGATCGAGCACCACGTCACCGGGACGGCTGGAGTTGCGGATGGCCCGCTCGACCAGCTCCACCGGCTTCATGGTCGGGTGCAGATCGTTCTTCGCGGGCTTCTTGATCTGCCAGACGTCGCCCTGGTCGCGGTCGCCGCACCAGTGGCGCTCCGCGCCCTCGGGCCAACCGTAGAGGATCGGCTCGTACTGGCGCTGGTAGTCGGCGCGGCCCAGCGTGAAGGTGTTCTTCGCCCAGATGATGAACGTGGACCAGTGGCCGCCGGCAGAGCGGAACGCCGCCTGCAGGGTATCGAGCTCGCTCGACGACATGGCGACGTAGATCGCGCCACGCGTGTGGGCAACGAGCAGCGACAGCGCGTCGTAGAGAAAGTCGTGAAAGCCTGCGCCGAGCGCGTCGTTGAGAATGGGACGGTGCTTGCCCCGCAGCTTGTCCTTGGCGCTGTTGGCGTAGTTCACGTTGTACGGCGGATCGGTGAAGACCATGTCCGCCCGCTCGCCGTGCGGGAACAGCTGCACGTAGGTCTCGGCCGTGGTCGCATCGCCGCAGACCAGGCGGTGCGGCCCCAGCCGCCAGACGTCGCCCGGCGTGGACACCAGCTCTTCCGGCATCTCCGGGACGGCGTCGTCCTCGGTCTGGCCCTCGTGCTCGGGCTCCTCACCGGCCAGTAGCTCGGCCAACGCATCGGCATCGAAACCGGTCAAATCGAGGTCGAAGCCTTCGTCCTGCAGTGCCTCAAGTTCGATGCGCAGTAGCGCATCGTCCCAAGTCGAGAGCTCCGCGAGGCGGTTGTCCGCGAGCACCAGTGCCCGTCGTTGGGTGGGCGTCAGGTGATCGAGCACCACCACCGGCACGGTGGGCAGGCCCAGCTTGCGCGCGGCGGCGAGCCGCCCATGGCCCGCGACCAGCACACCGTCGGCGCCGACCAGGCAGGGATTGACGAAGCCGAACTCCGCGATGGATGCCGCGATCTGGGCGATCTGCTCGTCCGAGTGCTGGCGGGCGTTCCGCGCGTAGGGCAGTAGCTTGTTCATCGGCCAGTGCTCGATGCGCTCGGCGAGCCAGTTCATGCGGCCGCCTCCGCCGTCTCGCCCAAGCGCTCGGCAGTAACCTCGGCGAAGGGCTGGCCGGTGGTCGCGAGCACCGGCTCCATGCCCGGGTGGTGCTGCAACCACCGGCGCAGCGCGACGTCGACGTACTCGGGCGCGAGCTCGATGGCGCGCACTTTGCGGTCGGTGAGTTGCCCGGCCAACAGCGTGGTGCCGCCGCCGGAGAACGGCTCGAAGACGATCTCGCCCGCGTCGGTGTAGGCCTCGATGAAGAACTTCGGTAGGCCCAGTGGAAACACCGCCGGATGGTCGATTCCCTCACCGATGCGGCCGCGCTGGCGCGTCACCTCGACGACGGAATCCGGGATGCGGAACTCCTGCATGGGCTGTCCGGCGTGGTTCCACTCGCCGACCTTGCCATCCTTGGCGCGCATCGCGGTGGATGACCCATCGGCGCGCAGATGCGTCTCGTGACCGGCCCACTTGCAGGGCACGATCTTGTTCGGCTTGCGCGCCTGGCGGTTGAAGTGGAACACGAACTCGTGGCGCGGCGCGAGGCGCCCGGCCCAGTCGCCGGGCACGGTCACCGACTGATCCCAGACGTACCAGCCGAAGCGGCGCCAGCCCTGAGTGCGCATCCATTCGATCCAGCCGTCCCAGTACGGCTGCCACTCGCCGTCGCGATGGACCAGGCCGAGGTTGACCAGGATTTGCGCGTCCTCGTGCAGCGCGCTGCGGGCGGCGCCGAACACGCCCTGCATGAGCGCGTTCCAGTCATCGATCCCGCCGGTGGTGTAGTCGCGCTGGTTCGCGTAGGGCGGGCTGGTGAACAGCACGTGAGCTCGCTCGCCATCGAGGAGGCGCGCGACGGCAGCAGCGTCGCTGCTGTCGGCGCAGAGCAGCCGGTGTTCGCCCAGTATCCACAAGTCGCCTGGCCGCGTGACCCCAACCGTGGGCGGCGTGACGTCGTCCTCGTCCGCGTCGGCTTCCGGCGCGCGCTCGTCCTCATCGGCGGACGGTTCCGTCTCCTCGATGTGGTCGAGCAGGCCTTCGATCTCGGAGGCAGAGAAGCCGGTCAGGTCCAGATCGAAGCCGGCGTCGGCCAGCTCCGCGAACTCCAGCGCCAACATGGCCTCGTCCCAGCTGGCATCGAGCGCGAGCCGGTTGTCGGCGATCACGTAGGCGCGTTTCTGCGCCGGGGTGAGGTGCGCGAGCTCGATCACCGGCACCTCGGTCAGCCCCAGCTTGCGTGCGGCCAGCAGCCGGCCGTGACCGGCGATCACGCCATGCTCGCCATCGACCAGGATCGGGTTGGTCCAGCCGAACTCGGCGATGCTGGCGGCGATGCGCGCGACCTGCTCGTCGCTGTGCGTGCGCGGATTGCGGGCGTAGGGGATCAGCGTCTCGACCTTGCGGTACTCGACGTTGAGTGTGTTCAGGATCGGAACCTCGAAATAAAAAGCCCGCCGACGGAGGACCGTGAGCGGGCTTGATGTGTATCGGGGAGTGCAAACCGCAAACCGTGCAAACCCCGGTTTGCACTCTGACGCTAGAAAAGCGTCGCGCTCCCGCCCCCCGCATGGTTTTTCGGCCAGGAAGGACCCATCGCGCTCGGCGGGTCGGATCGCGAAGGCAGAAACGACGAAGGCCACGGATCGCTCCGTGGCCTTCGCACATGCTTCTCTCGCGAGGTTAGCGAAATCCTAGCGCAAAAACGGGTGAAGTGTTGCACGTCCAAAATGGCTCGAAACCGGCATCGCTCCGCATCCGCCCGCATTGCTTGGACCGCGTTGGAAACGTCCCGCAACTTCACTCATGAATGGCTGACCACGGTCCGGCGGGTCTGCTCGTTCAGACGGCAGGCGACGATGTCGAGCGCCTTCTGCCACCGCCGCCAGGCCGTTGTGCGGTCACAGCCGAAGCGCCGGCAGATCTCCCGCCACCCGCGTTCCTCGGCGCGCATCCAGACGAGATGGCGCTGCTCCTCGGTGAGCCACAGCACCCAGCGCATCGTCTCCTCCATGCGGTCGATGGCGGCCGGGTCGGGCGGAAAGCGGTACAGCACGTCTTCGCCCGAGTAGGTCTCCCACGGCTGGCGCAGGATGGCCGGCCAGGTGTTGAAGTAGCCCTGGACGCGTACCGGCGGCAGACGCCGCGCGGTCTGGGCGGCCTCCCGGAAGCGCTCGGCGACGTCGTCAACGCTCCACATGGCCGTCTCCCTGGCGACCGTAGAGCCGCTCGCCGATGCGCTTCACCAGCTCCCGCTCGATCCAGTCGAGCCGCTCGTCGTCGAGCGAGACCACCAGGATGCCCTGGTCCCGCCAGCCGTCGCGTTTTATGGCATCGACGTCCGGGCGAGTCGGTTGCAGGCGCCCGAGGGGGCAACGATAGTGGGGGCTGGGCGCGTTCATGCCGGCACCTCCTGCGTCGCGATCGCCCACATCAGCAGTGCCAGCGCGTCGGCCTCGTTGTCGTCCGCGGGCCGGAAACCCAGGGCCTGCATGGCGGCCACCATCTCCTGCTTGCCGGCGTTGCCCTTGCCGGTGGCGTGCTTCTTGATCGTGCCCACCGGCACACCCTGGTACGGGATGCCGTGGTGCTCGCACCAGGCGGTCAGCTGGGCCATGAAGCCGCCGTAGGCGTGTGCGGCATCCACTCCGGCGTGGCGGCGCACCTCCTCGAAGTACACCGCATCCAGCCCGTCCGCCGATGGCTTGACCTCGGTGAGCCAGCGCTTGAAGCGCAGATAACGCATGCCGCCGCCCTCGAAGCGCCGGGGCTTGAAGGACTCCGAGCCGCTGGTGATGGAGCCGTCACGGCCGAGCAGCGCCCAGCCGGTCCGCGTGCCGAGGTCGAGGCTCAGGATGGCCGTGCCCGGTCCCCGATCCCGACCGTCGATGCCGGGCAGACCCCTTCGGGTCGGGGGAGAGGACACCGCGTGTTCCTCTCCCCCCGAAGGGGGGAGGAAGTTTTCGCCAACTTGGAAATCGCCGCAAACCCAGCAACCACGCGGGTTTGGGGAAGTTGGCAAGTTGGCGGCGTTGCCAACTTGCCAATCTGCCGACAACTCCGTAACGCGTTGATCAGTATGGGGTTCAAGTTGGCAGGCGTTTGCCAACTTGCCAACGTCTCTGAAAATCGGGGGGAAGTTGGCAGCGGTTTTGCCAACTTGGCTGTGCGTGTTCATGCGGGCTCCTCGGGGTCGTTCAGGTCGTCTTGGTAAACCCACACCTCGGGGTTCTCGACCGGCAATGCGGCCCCCGATTGCGGGCATTTGAAGTGGGTGGGCAGCACCGGCAGTTCGCGCAGCGATACTTCGCCCGTGTCTGGATCGGGCTCGCCTAGACCCAAGCGCAGCACCATTGCCTCGACGCACAGGTAGCCGAACTTGGTGCGGGCGGGCGGCAGGCTGTAGTCCTGCGCGTTGCGGAAGTACTTGATATAGCCCTGGGTCGAGAGCGCGGAGAGGCGCTCGCGGATGGTGCGCTCGCCGCCGAGCCCCGCCTTGCCCTCGAAGCTTTCCGCGAACTGGTTCGCGGTGTAGCAGCGCCCGTGGGCCGCCTCGTCGAACAGGATCTGCAGGATGGCGTCGCGCTTGCGCCGGCGCTCGGCATCGAGGCGCTCGCCGTAGTCCTTCATCACCAGCCGCTCGTTGGCATCGACCTCCCGCCACTCGCCGCGGATCTTGTCCACGTGCATCGAGGGGATGGCCGCGCCGTTGCGCAGCTCGAAGATCAGCTGGCGCGTGGTGCGCGTCTCGTCCGGGCGAAACAGCAACATGCCGGTGGTGTAGTAGCCGCGCAGACTCCCGGCCCCGGCCAGGGCCTGGAACGGGTCCTCCTCGAACTGCTTCTTGCCGAGCTTCTTTGTGTGGTGGGCCAGCACGACGCCGGCGTCCGGGTTCACCGCATCGCGCAGGCGCTCCACCCGCTGCGACAGGAAGAACAGCATCGCGGCGTTGTCGTTCTCGCCGCCGGACTCCCCGCCGTCGAAGACGTTGCGAATGGGGTCGATGGCGATGATGTCCGGCAGTTCGTCGCCAAATGCCTGCTTGATCGCGGGGATCACCTGGGCCAAGCCAGTGTCGTCCAGGATCAGCCGCAGCTGCGGCGTGGCGACGAAGTTGACGCGCGCCGCCCCGATACGGCTGGGTGGGAGGCGGATCTCCTTCACGCGCTCGCGCAGGTAGTGGTACTGCACCTCGGCCTGCAGGTAGAACACCCGCAGAGGGCGCGGCGGTGTCATGGCGAGGAAGGTGGCGCCCGCCGCCATGTGCGTGAGCCACGCGAGCAGAAAGTCGCTCTTGCCGACCTTGGGTGCTCCACCGAACACCAGCAGTCCGCCGGGCGTGAGCACGCGCGGTGCGACGAGGTCGGGTGGCAACGGCGAGTCGTCGTCGAGCAGCGTGCCCAGAGTGAAGGTCGGCAGTGCCGGCGCCGCCGCCTTGACGTTCCTGCGCTCGCCCTCACGAATGAAGGCGGCGCAGTCGAATCCCTCGGCCACGGCATCGGCCGCGTCCCATTTGTCCGGTTTGTCGGTCGGCGGAACGAGAATAACGACTGACGCCGCGCCCGCCGTCACGCAGGCGCGGGCAGCGTTCTCCGCGTAGTCCCAGCCGGGGGCGTCGCGATCCGGCCAGATCAGCACGTGCTTGCCCGCGAGCGGCGTCCAGTCGGTCTTGTCGATCGGCGCCCGCGCGCCGTTCATGGCCGTGGTCGCCGTGATGCCCGTCCCGATCAGGGCGCAAGCCGCCTTCTCGCCCTCGACCAGCACCACGTCGCGCGCCTCGGCCACGGCCGGCAGGTTGTAGAGCGGACGCGGGTCGGGGGCGCGCCACATGCGGGCGCGCACGTCCCAGGGGCGGTACTCCTTGCCGGTGGGCGGGTCGTAGCGGTAGACGCAGGCGATGAGCCGACCGTCCGCCGTGCGGTAATCCCACTTCGCGGTGTAGGGACCGAGCTCGTCGATCGGTGCGCTGCGGACATCCGATGGCTTCGCTCGGCCGATGGGCGGTGCGAGCCCGAGCCATCGGCGGATCTCGTCCGCGAGGCGGGGAAAGTCGTGCCGCGCGGAAAGGCCGCGCGAGCGCGCCCATAGATCGATGACGTCTCCGCCTTCGTCGGAGGCGAAGTCCTTCCACAAACCGCGCCGCTCGCCCTCGAGCTCGACCACCAGGCTCTTGCCCCGGTTGCCGTCGACGTCACCGACGTAGAACCTGCCGCCGCGGATGCGGCCCTGCGGGAACAGGTAGAGCAGCACGGCCTCCAGGCGGTCGAGCAGGCCCCGGCGCAACGCCTCGGTGTCGGAGGGCGTCTCGCCATGCTGTTCGGGGGCGTCGTTGTAATCGAGCCAAATGACGTCTGCCATCAAGCCGGTCTCCAGCAGCGGTCCTGCCAGGGACACGACTTGCACTCGAAGTGGGTCGGCGTGGTGGCGTGCCGGGGCAGCAGCTCGCCGGCCTCGGTGGCGGTGATGACCCGCACGGCCCGGTCCGACATGCGCTGCGCGAGCCCGCCGTCGAACGGCACGAGCTCGAACCAGATCTCCTCGCTGTCCTTGTTGATGGCGGTGAACAGCGCGGGATTGCTCGCGATGCCCGGCACGGTGCCTTCCATGTACGCTTGGTAGACGGCGAGCTGGGCGGCATAGATCGGCTTGGCGCGGGCCACGCCCTGCTTGACGGTCTCGCGCCAGGACTTGTCGTTCATCGTCTTGCACTCCCACAGCGCGGGCCAACGCATGGAGAAGTCGAGCTCGATGTCGGCGGGGCCGGCGGCGAGGATGCCGTCGACGTGCCCCTGGATACGCCCGCCGGCGACGGAAAAACCGAACTGCCCGCCGTCGGCCTTGCGCGTGTAGAGCTCGAAGCCGGCCAGGCGCAGCCAGCGGATCGCCAGATCCTCCAGGACATGGCCGACCTCGAACACCCGCAGCACCCGCCCGGGCAGATCGCGGCCGGGATCGACCGGCGCCTGGGCGTACTCGTACTGCAGGGCGCGCTCGCAGGCGACGCCGAGCCGCGAGGCACCGAGGTAGGTTCGGGATGCCTGTGCTGCCCGTTCACGCGCCAGCGCTTCGTCGATAACGGCGTTGACGCGCTCGTGGAGCTTGGTGCGGTGGTTGTAATCGAGCATGGCCACCCCCCTCAGAACGGCACGTCGTCGGGCGTGATCTCACGCAGGTTGTCGAAGTAGGCGGTGAGCACCACGTCGACCAGTTGCAGGACCTCCTTGCGGCTGTAGGCCGACAGCGGCCGGTCCATGCCGATGGACGCCACGTACTCGCCAAGGCTGGGCAGCACGGCCTCCATCGCGGCCTTCTCGTTATGGGTGGGATCGATCACGACGCCGCCTCCCGCCTTCAGTCGTTGCAGATGAATGTCCTGGCAGTGCATGGAGCAGAAGCGCTTGAACAGGGGCTTGCCGTCCGGCGCACGCGGGCCGTTCCTCGGCGACAGCCAGCAGAAGCCGCGTCCCTCTCGTCCGCAGATCGCGCATATCACGCCGCCCTCCGGTGTTCGTCGTTGGCCGCCAGCACGAGGCGCTGGATGGACGACTTGTTGAACTGGAAGGCGAGCAGCGCCGAGGCCTGATAGCGCGTGAGCCCGAAGTCGGAACGCATGGCCTGCGGCAGGTAGCGCAGCTGCTTCTCGGTGGGCGGCTCGTTGAGCCAGCGGCGCGTCTTGTGGGCAGTGTCGAGGGACTCGTTCTCGTTCAACCAGTCGTCCGCGCAGGCCATGCAGACCGTGCGATCGCCCACCGCCAGCAGACGAGGCTGCAGATCCTTGCCACCGCCGACCGCGTGCCAGCGGCCGTTCAGGAAGAAGACGCCACCCCAGGCGCCGAAGCCAGTAGCCATCAAGGCGTCGTCGCAGCCGAAGAGATCGCACCAGCGGAAGTTGGAGCGCTTGAGCAGGTCGATCTCCGTCATGACGAAGTCGTCCATGGCTTCCGCCTGCTCGGCCGGATCAATGG from Thermithiobacillus plumbiphilus includes:
- a CDS encoding site-specific DNA-methyltransferase encodes the protein MNWLAERIEHWPMNKLLPYARNARQHSDEQIAQIAASIAEFGFVNPCLVGADGVLVAGHGRLAAARKLGLPTVPVVVLDHLTPTQRRALVLADNRLAELSTWDDALLRIELEALQDEGFDLDLTGFDADALAELLAGEEPEHEGQTEDDAVPEMPEELVSTPGDVWRLGPHRLVCGDATTAETYVQLFPHGERADMVFTDPPYNVNYANSAKDKLRGKHRPILNDALGAGFHDFLYDALSLLVAHTRGAIYVAMSSSELDTLQAAFRSAGGHWSTFIIWAKNTFTLGRADYQRQYEPILYGWPEGAERHWCGDRDQGDVWQIKKPAKNDLHPTMKPVELVERAIRNSSRPGDVVLDPFGGSGTTLIAAEKSGRVARLIELDPKYADVIVRRWQDWTGKQTTRESDGLAFDQAATSSSTISQ
- a CDS encoding DUF6511 domain-containing protein is translated as MICAICGREGRGFCWLSPRNGPRAPDGKPLFKRFCSMHCQDIHLQRLKAGGGVVIDPTHNEKAAMEAVLPSLGEYVASIGMDRPLSAYSRKEVLQLVDVVLTAYFDNLREITPDDVPF
- a CDS encoding AAA family ATPase, with amino-acid sequence MADVIWLDYNDAPEQHGETPSDTEALRRGLLDRLEAVLLYLFPQGRIRGGRFYVGDVDGNRGKSLVVELEGERRGLWKDFASDEGGDVIDLWARSRGLSARHDFPRLADEIRRWLGLAPPIGRAKPSDVRSAPIDELGPYTAKWDYRTADGRLIACVYRYDPPTGKEYRPWDVRARMWRAPDPRPLYNLPAVAEARDVVLVEGEKAACALIGTGITATTAMNGARAPIDKTDWTPLAGKHVLIWPDRDAPGWDYAENAARACVTAGAASVVILVPPTDKPDKWDAADAVAEGFDCAAFIREGERRNVKAAAPALPTFTLGTLLDDDSPLPPDLVAPRVLTPGGLLVFGGAPKVGKSDFLLAWLTHMAAGATFLAMTPPRPLRVFYLQAEVQYHYLRERVKEIRLPPSRIGAARVNFVATPQLRLILDDTGLAQVIPAIKQAFGDELPDIIAIDPIRNVFDGGESGGENDNAAMLFFLSQRVERLRDAVNPDAGVVLAHHTKKLGKKQFEEDPFQALAGAGSLRGYYTTGMLLFRPDETRTTRQLIFELRNGAAIPSMHVDKIRGEWREVDANERLVMKDYGERLDAERRRKRDAILQILFDEAAHGRCYTANQFAESFEGKAGLGGERTIRERLSALSTQGYIKYFRNAQDYSLPPARTKFGYLCVEAMVLRLGLGEPDPDTGEVSLRELPVLPTHFKCPQSGAALPVENPEVWVYQDDLNDPEEPA
- a CDS encoding site-specific DNA-methyltransferase, whose product is MAFVVSAFAIRPAERDGSFLAEKPCGGRERDAFLASECKPGFARFAVCTPRYTSSPLTVLRRRAFYFEVPILNTLNVEYRKVETLIPYARNPRTHSDEQVARIAASIAEFGWTNPILVDGEHGVIAGHGRLLAARKLGLTEVPVIELAHLTPAQKRAYVIADNRLALDASWDEAMLALEFAELADAGFDLDLTGFSASEIEGLLDHIEETEPSADEDERAPEADADEDDVTPPTVGVTRPGDLWILGEHRLLCADSSDAAAVARLLDGERAHVLFTSPPYANQRDYTTGGIDDWNALMQGVFGAARSALHEDAQILVNLGLVHRDGEWQPYWDGWIEWMRTQGWRRFGWYVWDQSVTVPGDWAGRLAPRHEFVFHFNRQARKPNKIVPCKWAGHETHLRADGSSTAMRAKDGKVGEWNHAGQPMQEFRIPDSVVEVTRQRGRIGEGIDHPAVFPLGLPKFFIEAYTDAGEIVFEPFSGGGTTLLAGQLTDRKVRAIELAPEYVDVALRRWLQHHPGMEPVLATTGQPFAEVTAERLGETAEAAA
- a CDS encoding DUF6362 family protein, with translation MWSVDDVAERFREAAQTARRLPPVRVQGYFNTWPAILRQPWETYSGEDVLYRFPPDPAAIDRMEETMRWVLWLTEEQRHLVWMRAEERGWREICRRFGCDRTTAWRRWQKALDIVACRLNEQTRRTVVSHS